The Pelotomaculum isophthalicicum JI genome segment TTTCGCAGCAAGTTGCGGGCCGCATTCATCACATCTGCCACTACGGCGCTGGCAGTTGGCATCTCACCTGCGCCGCGGCCGTAAAACATCACGTCGCCAACCGCGTCGCCCCTTATAAAAATAGCGTTGTACACGTCATTTACCGAGGCGAGCGGGTGGTGTTTCGGAAGCAAGGCCGGGTGTACCCGCACCTCGATACCTTCATCTGTTTCCTTTGCAATCCCAAGCAGTTTGATCACATAATTCAGTTCATTGGCGTAAATGATATCTTCGGCGGTAATCCCGGTAATACCTTCAACAAATACTTTATTTAACGGCACTCTGGTGTTAAAAGCAATTGAGCTGAGGATTGCCAGTTTACGCGCCGCGTCATAACCCTCCACATCGGCGGACGGATCGGCTTCGGCATACCCGAGAGCCTGCGCTTCCTTAAGCACCTGTTCAAAGTCCAGGCTTTCCTTGGTCATTCTGGTCAGCATGTAGTTTGTTGTTCCATTGATGATGCCGATAACTTGCCGGATCCGGTTAGCGGCCAAGCATTCTTTCAACGGCCTGATAATTGGTATGCCCCCGGCGACGCTTGCTTCAAAAAGGACATCAGCATTATTTTCATCTGCAGCTTCAAAAAGCTCTTTACCGTGTAACGCGATCATGTCTTTATTCGCGGTAACCAGGCTTTTGCCCTTTTTTAGCGCCATCATTGAATATTCAAAGGCCGGGTTAATTCCGCCCATAACTTCTACCACCAGGTCAATCTCAGGGTTTTCAACA includes the following:
- a CDS encoding homoserine dehydrogenase, encoding MTDKVISVGLMGLGTVGRGVYRILKDNSAGIEQKVGARVEIKKILVREPAKNRGIDLREDMLTANVGDIVENPEIDLVVEVMGGINPAFEYSMMALKKGKSLVTANKDMIALHGKELFEAADENNADVLFEASVAGGIPIIRPLKECLAANRIRQVIGIINGTTNYMLTRMTKESLDFEQVLKEAQALGYAEADPSADVEGYDAARKLAILSSIAFNTRVPLNKVFVEGITGITAEDIIYANELNYVIKLLGIAKETDEGIEVRVHPALLPKHHPLASVNDVYNAIFIRGDAVGDVMFYGRGAGEMPTASAVVADVMNAARNLLRNVPGIISCTCFEEKPVKPMGSTSTKYYVRLNVADKPGVLAGIALIFGNNEVSLSSVIQRHTSGHSAEIVLVTHEVLERNFQEALKSIRKLSAVYEITSVIRTEGD